In Leptodesmis sichuanensis A121, the following are encoded in one genomic region:
- a CDS encoding iron uptake porin translates to MSIHAGVKPSGAEKSRFRSAVTVGVPLAIGIFGLETAPTQALPVFDNLNSRFLPSNQSSPANSFDPADSDAGLEQLTSVSQLADVKPTDWAFQAVRSLVERYGCIVGYPDTLFRGDRTLSRYELAAGLNACLDKVQELLAASTADLATQEDLETVKKLLEDFAPELAVVRSRLGALEVRSETLKQQQFSATTKLFGQVIMGIQGRNSPNSTWAGSRLPDRADQINVITNVQLSLYTAFSERSWFFTGLQAGTGRSSLQPLINPILLSYEGDTRGALQLSDLTFRHLFGRHFAALAGAKGVNMINVFRGANRIESAGQGPLSLFAQRNPILNLGTGNGSTDNAGAGFDWQLGTRFSVQGVYFTNRPNDPANGGLFGGANGGTTIAAQLAIAPTNTLDVALHYAHAYSPSGFLGTGVGDDQVALPTATTPLIRAPIQTNAVGGTLSWRVTPRLTWGGWVGYTQSHLKGFSGTVATLNWMTFLNFPDLFGSGNLGGLYLGQPPAIIQSDLPAGRNIPDFINRGNLAAEPGPQPGRTTHLEVFYRYRLSDNLSVTPGAIVLFSPNHNPANDTTIIGILRTTFTF, encoded by the coding sequence ATGTCGATCCATGCAGGAGTTAAGCCATCTGGAGCAGAAAAGTCCAGATTTAGAAGTGCTGTTACCGTAGGGGTGCCTCTCGCCATCGGAATTTTTGGGTTAGAGACTGCTCCAACTCAAGCCCTCCCTGTTTTTGACAACCTCAATAGCCGATTTCTTCCCTCCAACCAATCCAGCCCTGCAAATTCTTTCGATCCAGCCGATTCCGACGCTGGCCTGGAACAGCTTACGTCTGTCTCTCAGTTGGCGGATGTCAAACCAACAGATTGGGCCTTCCAGGCTGTGCGATCGCTGGTTGAACGATATGGTTGCATCGTCGGCTATCCTGACACCCTGTTTCGCGGCGATCGTACCCTCAGCCGCTATGAATTGGCCGCTGGGCTGAATGCCTGCCTGGACAAAGTTCAGGAACTTTTAGCCGCCAGTACGGCTGATCTGGCAACCCAGGAAGACCTGGAAACAGTCAAAAAATTATTGGAAGATTTCGCACCTGAACTGGCGGTTGTCCGAAGCCGATTAGGGGCCTTGGAAGTTCGATCTGAAACTCTAAAACAGCAGCAGTTTTCTGCCACAACTAAATTATTCGGCCAGGTGATTATGGGGATTCAGGGGCGCAACAGTCCTAACAGCACTTGGGCCGGTAGCCGTTTGCCCGATCGCGCCGACCAAATCAACGTGATTACCAATGTGCAACTGAGTTTATATACCGCTTTCAGTGAACGCAGTTGGTTCTTTACCGGACTGCAAGCCGGAACAGGTAGAAGTAGTCTGCAACCCTTGATCAACCCGATCTTATTAAGCTATGAAGGCGATACGAGAGGTGCTCTACAACTGAGTGATCTGACTTTCCGGCATCTGTTTGGCCGCCACTTTGCTGCCCTGGCAGGGGCGAAAGGGGTCAATATGATTAATGTCTTTCGGGGAGCCAACCGCATTGAAAGTGCCGGACAGGGGCCGTTGTCTCTATTTGCCCAACGCAACCCGATTCTGAACCTGGGCACAGGCAATGGCAGTACCGATAATGCTGGGGCTGGCTTTGACTGGCAATTGGGTACTCGCTTTTCTGTTCAGGGAGTTTACTTTACCAACCGTCCGAATGATCCGGCCAATGGAGGACTGTTTGGTGGAGCCAATGGAGGAACCACGATCGCGGCACAACTGGCGATCGCTCCTACCAACACGCTCGATGTTGCTCTGCACTATGCCCACGCCTATTCCCCTTCAGGCTTTTTGGGAACCGGGGTGGGGGATGATCAGGTGGCTCTACCGACCGCCACGACTCCCCTGATTCGCGCTCCCATTCAAACCAATGCTGTGGGTGGAACCTTATCCTGGCGGGTTACTCCTCGCCTGACCTGGGGTGGTTGGGTCGGATATACCCAATCCCATCTCAAAGGCTTTTCTGGCACGGTAGCCACCCTCAACTGGATGACCTTTCTCAACTTTCCCGACCTGTTTGGGTCAGGCAATCTGGGTGGTCTATATCTTGGCCAGCCCCCTGCCATCATTCAGAGTGATTTACCAGCAGGCCGCAACATCCCAGATTTCATCAACCGGGGCAACCTGGCTGCAGAACCTGGCCCCCAACCCGGACGCACCACTCATTTAGAGGTCTTTTATCGTTACCGTCTCAGTGACAATCTCAGCGTTACCCCAGGCGCGATCGTCCTCTTCAGCCCCAACCACAATCCCGCCAATGACACGACGATTATTGGTATTTTGAGAACGACATTTACCTTCTAA